In Zingiber officinale cultivar Zhangliang chromosome 1A, Zo_v1.1, whole genome shotgun sequence, a genomic segment contains:
- the LOC122038984 gene encoding beta-galactosidase 3-like, whose product MARGSRLFFLLFFLFAPVAIAVHNVTYDARSLIIDGERKLIISGSIHYPRSVPSMWPGLVAAAKEGGLNTIETYVFWNGHEPSPGNYYFQERFDLVKFAKIVRDAGLYMILRIGPFVGAEWTYGGIPVWLHYVPGTVFRTNNEPFKRHMENFITYIVNLMKREQLFASQGGHIILAQVENEYGFYEGYYGDAGKQYAMWSAHMALNQRTGVPWVMCQQDDAPDPVINSCNSFYCDQFTPNSPSKPKFWTENWPGWFHTFGEPDPHRPPEDIAFAVARFFQKGGSLQNYYMYHGGTHYGRTTGGPFITTSYDYNAPIDEYGLPRLPKWGHLRELHGSIKLCEHTLLYGESEFFSVGPLQEVNVYKDKFGGCVAFLANIDEQEYKFITFRNVRYSVPPWSVSILPDCKNVVFNTAKVRSQASVVEMVPENLQASSTSSLGLGAWQIYTEKVGLWDKPDFEQFGLKDHLNVTKDTTDYLWYTTSFYVGESEEIIGNGSSPILSVESKGHAFLLFINGELQGSSYGNSGNLHLRFQAPVVLKTGQNEIAILSMTIGMYNAGPLYEWQGAGLTSVKISGNRIGSLDLSTNLWKYKIGLQGERYNIFNTDITDIKWIPVSEPPKNQALIWYKVAVDPPEGNEPVALDMLSMGKGHVWVNGKSIGRYWLVTSSIYAKCTPHCNYTGKFKPDKCLTRCGEPTQRWYHIPRSFFKSSGNTLIIFEERGGDPTKITFAKRHETMICSFISEDHPELDLKNWDVNGNDNAVGGALMNLKCPEGTSISSIIFASFGNPSGTCSSYRQGSCHYSNSISVIEKACLHRNECSISFVNESFTEEDLCPGITKALAVEAACS is encoded by the exons ATGGCTAGAGGTTCTcgccttttctttcttctcttcttcctcttcgcacCTGTTGCTATAGCGGTGCACAATGTCACTTACGACGCCCGATCCCTCATCATCGATGGCGAGCGCAAGCTCATCATCTCCGGCTCCATTCACTACCCTCGCAGCGTCCCTTCT ATGTGGCCCGGCCTCGTCGCGGCGGCGAAGGAGGGCGGCTTGAACACCATCGAGACCTACGTCTTCTGGAACGGCCACGAGCCCTCCCCTGGCAAT TATTATTTCCAGGAGCGTTTTGATTTGGTAAAATTTGCGAAGATCGTCCGAGACGCCGGCTTGTACATGATCCTCCGTATCGGGCCGTTTGTTGGAGCAGAGTGGACTTACGG GGGAATCCCGGTTTGGTTGCACTATGTTCCGGGGACTGTTTTCCGCACAAACAATGAGCCATTCAAG AGACACATGGAGAACTTCATCACTTATATAGTGAATCTGATGAAGCGAGAACAATTGTTTGCATCACAAGGAGGCCACATCATTTTGGCCCAG GTTGAAAATGAATATGGCTTTTATGAAGGCTACTATGGAGATGCAGGGAAGCAATATGCGATGTGGTCTGCCCATATGGCACTCAATCAAAGAACCGGTGTACCTTGGGTTATGTGTCAGCAAGATGATGCCCCTGATCCTGTT ATCAATTCTTGCAACTCATTTTATTGTGATCAATTCACGCCAAATTCTCCAAGCAAACCGAAGTTTTGGACAGAAAATTGGCCAGGATG GTTCCACACATTTGGGGAGCCAGATCCTCACAGACCACCTGAGGACATTGCATTTGCTGTTGCTCGCTTTTTTCAGAAGGGTGGTAGTCTGCAAAACTATTACATG TATCACGGAGGGACGCATTATGGTCGCACTACAGGTGGACCATTCATCACTACAAGCTACGATTATAATGCTCCAATAGATGAGTACG GATTACCAAGACTTCCAAAATGGGGACATCTAAGGGAGCTACATGGATCTATAAAGTTATGCGAACATACTTTACTGTATGGGGAGTCAGAGTTTTTTTCAGTTGGCCCTCTCCAAGAG gTAAATGTCTATAAAGACAAATTCGGCGGGTGTGTTGCCTTCCTTGCTAACATTGATGAGCAGGAATATAAATTTATAACATTTAGGAATGTTAGGTATAGTGTTCCTCCCTGGTCAGTTAGCATCCTTCCAGATTGCaagaatgttgtgtttaacaCTGCAAAG GTGCGATCCCAAGCCTCTGTAGTCGAAATGGTTCCAGAAAACTTGCAGGCGTCAAGTACTTCATCACTTGGTTTAGGGGCTTGGCAAATCTACACTGAGAAAGTTGGGTTATGGGACAAACCTGACTTTGAACAGTTTGGACTTAAAGATCATCTTAATGTGACAAAAGATACAACTGACTATCTTTGGTATACAACAAG TTTTTATGTTGGTGAAAGTGAAGAAATTATTGGCAATGGGAGTAGTCCTATTCTCTCAGTTGAATCCAAGGGACATGCTTTTCTTCTTTTTATAAACGGTGAACTTCAAG GTAGTTCTTATGGTAACTCTGGAAATTTACATTTGAGGTTTCAGGCTCCTGTAGTCTTAAAGACAGGGCAAAATGAAATTGCTATCCTTAGTATGACAATTGGAATGTAT AACGCAGGCCCGCTATATGAATGGCAAGGTGCAGGATTAACCAGTGTCAAAATATCTGGAAACAGAATTGGAAGTTTAGATTTGTCGACAAATTTGTGGAAGTACAAG ATTGGGTTGCAAGGAGAGCGCTACAATATCTTCAACACAGACATCACTGATATCAAGTGGATACCAGTATCAGAACCACCGAAAAATCAAGCCCTCATTTGGTACAAG GTGGCAGTGGATCCTCCCGAAGGGAATGAACCTGTTGCACTCGATATGCTATCGATGGGGAAAGGCCATGTTTGGGTGAATGGAAAGTCTATCGGAAGATACTGGCTCGTAACAAGTTCTATATATGCTAAATGCACTCCACATTGTAATTACACAGGCAAATTTAAACCAGACAAATGTTTGACAAGATGTGGAGAACCCACACAAAGATG GTATCATATTCCAAGATCCTTTTTTAAGTCATCAGGGAACACCCTCATCATTTTCGAAGAGAGAGGTGGCGATCCGACGAAGATCACTTTCGCGAAGAGGCATGAAACCATGATCTGTAGTTTCATATCTGAGGATCATCCTGAACTAGATTTGAAGAACTGGGATGTGAACGGCAACGATAATGCAGTGGGTGGTGCTTTGATGAACTTGAAGTGTCCTGAGGGAACCTCCATCTCCTCCATAATCTTTGCAAGTTTCGGTAACCCAAGTGGAACATGTAGCTCCTACCGCCAAGGCAGCTGCCACTACTCGAACTCCATTTCTGTCATTGAAAAG GCGTGTCTTCACAGAAATGAGTGTTCTATCTCATTTGTTAATGAGAGCTTCACTGAGGAGGACTTGTGCCCTGGCATAACCAAAGCTCTGGCTGTTGAAGCTGCATGTAGCTAG